AAAGTATTGAGAAACTTAAAGATGAACTTTCTACTGTATCTAATGTTGAATTAGTTATGGCATCTAAATCAGATTATCATACCTATAATGTTTTAATTATAAATCCCAAAGACTGGTTTATTAAAGGAATGAGAGCATTTGGTAAAATTGCCAATTTAGCACCAGCAAAAGTATATGGAGAAATTCTAAAATATAGAGGAAAACTAGGGGTCAAGTATATCACAATAATTCAGAAAATGGTACCATTCTCTAAATATATAGGAAAAGGGATAGTAACATTAAATTGTGGTAGTTTTGCCATAGTCAAGCCTAAAGAAAATTTAATGGATCCTACTTTTATAAACTCGCATGAAGATTTACTCCTTTCTTTAAGCTACAAGCACGAGATAATTAATTTCAAACTTAAAGAGAAAAAAGGTGCTAGCTTAGGTTTCGGAGAATTAAGATTTGCTAAAATATTCGTTAATGAGATTTATTTCAATTACCTAATTGAGAAAAATAGAATCAGGCTAGACGATCTAGTTATAGGAGACTAAAACTATACTAATTTGCTTTTTAATTAACAATCACTGACAGATAAAGGATGAAGACCCAATTTCTTCATTAAGTTAGTTACAAGCCAATATATCTAATATATTTGCAGGAAATAGCTTTCATTACTATATTTTTACACTTTGTATAATATCTGATATTTCGTATCTACTTATAGTAATTCTTGTTAGACTAAGCTTTTTCCTAAAATATCTAGAGCCGTCAGCTACTTTAGCCTTAAATTTATCTTTTGGTAATGTCAAAAGTAACGAAACACCGCCTTCAGGCTTTCTGAAAAGATATTTCTCAAAAAATTCTGATACTTTTTTGAGTCTAGTTGAATAAATATATCTTTCAGAATCTATTACTCTTTGAAGAACGCCCATTTCGTATAGTCTTTTCACTATATATTGAGAAATAGTAGAAGGCTTAGACTTAGTCTTAACATTTGTAAAAGCTAATCTTATGCCAGGACCTAAAATTCTACTTAGACTACTTACATATATTACGTTTTCATTAAAAAATGCTTTTGTTTCAGAAAAATATCCATATACATCGTCGAGTATTATCTTTACTCCTTTATTCTTTACATCTTCCAAAAATCGTTTTAACTCGTTATTTTTAATTACTACACCAGTAGGGTTATTAACTATAGAAAAATAAAAATATTTCTCGCTCAAATCCCATTTACCATCAGCTACTAAACCTTCATGAGCTACTATTTTAGGATTCTTTATTACTCCATCATGAGTAGGCTCTTCACATCCTATGGATTGTGCATTTGAAATAACGTCGTTTATAATTTCCATCGCAGATGTAGCTAAATTGAAATCAAAATTAACACCTCTAATTTTTTGTAAATAATATATTGCATCATCTATTCCTTCTATTTTATCTTCAGTATTCACTATAGAATAATAATCTGTTTCCTTAAGTATTTCCTTTATTTCTTGACTAGGAAAAATTTTAGGATCTGGAAAACCTCTGCTTAAATCAATATACGTAGTATTTGACTCCATTAAAGACTACTTCTTTAACAGTGCTTAATATGTCATCTATACTAATATTATATACTTTACATAAATTGAGTACTTCTTCCTCAGTCATAGGTTGAATTTTTAAGATATTGAGAATACCTTCTTTAGGAGAACTTTTATCTACGTAAAACTGTCCTCTTTCAATATAATCTATAACGTAAATCTTATTTTTATCTATATATTTGGAAAATATATTCGCAGCTTTTATAATATTTTCTGAGCTAGGAGATAAAGCCCATGATTCTGCAGGAGGCCTAGTAGGAACCATCACGTGAACCTTATCTGGAGAAACATAACTAAGAGCTTTTCCAATATTCTCTAACTCTACATCATTATCATTAACCTTTTTTACTAGCATTACTTCTGCCCAAATTTCTCCGTTAAATTTTTCTCTAAATTTCTTTATTCCATCTATTAAGTCTTGGAATTTTATATCACGATATGGCCTATCAACTATTCTAAAAGTTCTTTCATCGCCAGCATCAATGCTTACTTTAACTACATCAGCTAGACTCATGTAGCTTCTAACATGATCAAATTTTAATCTAGCACCATTAGTAAAAACAGCCACTTTTTTATCTTGAATTTTCTTTCCAAATTCTATTAGCTTATCTAAATCTTTATAAAGAGTAGGTTCTCCATCACCTATAAAAGTCAAATAATCATATTCATAAATTTTAGTTGCTTCTTCTATTTCTTTCTCTATCTCAACATACGAAAAAAATTCTTGTTCTTCATTAATAAAATACGAAGTTCTACCTAATTGACAATATACACAATTCCAATTACAATATTTTAGAGGAACTACATTTACACCTAAAGATCTACCGAATCTTCTTGAAGGAACAGGACCAAATACATACTTAAACATAAGTAAATAATATAAAATTCAATATAATAAGCGTTTCATTAAAATAATCTATTAACTTACTAGGAAAGACTTATTTTTCTTATTAAAAAAGTAATCTAATACTAGATTTAATTCTTTGATTTAGTAAAAATATCAATAAAAACTAAATATTCTTTAAACTTTAATTGTATATTTAAGGATAGGAGAAAAACTTACTTTACGTTTATAATTGGTTCTTTTAACCTTGGTGTTATTAATTCTAACAATTTTTCTTGTTTATCTTTACCTACGTTCTGTATTGCTCCTTGTGTAGAAATTGTAAAACCCAGCTGTTTCATTTCGTGAAATGTTATGCAGTTCTTTAGTAGATAATATATTTCTCTAAATAATAGATCTTCTTTTTTGGCTTTTTCTGGAAACTTTATTTTAGAAATTTTAGCATAATCTCCAAACCACCACATTTCGCCAAATACTATTCTTAAAGGCCTAAGGTCTTTTGGTTCATAAAACGATTCTTCATCTATTCCTAACTTTTTCTCTTTTATCACTCCCACACCTATAATTCCTGTTTCCACATTCATTTGCATATGTTCCGGCTTCATTGAATGAAAAATGAAAATATCTCCTTGCTGAATTTTTTCCCATTCCTTTTTTAGTCTATCTTTTTCTCTGAATCCCCAGTCCATAGAAGTAAAAGCTTTTAGCCAATCCTCTGGTGGTCCAGTAAGTTTTTTGAAGCCTTTTCTTTTCATGCTTTCTAATAGTTCTTCAGAATTCATACGGATAGAAAAGTTCAGAAGAAAAATAAGATTATTTTGTAACAATAGAATCGAATATCTTCTTTTCTCACTTAATATTAGTTCTGTTTACTATAAAAAACACAAATTTAATTGCTTTTTTCAAGCTCTTTCATTTTTCTTATTACTTCTATTGCTACATCAATATGCTTTTGTATATCGCTATCTTTATGAGCTGCAGAAATTGTCCACTGTTCATCGTAATCCATCATTGGAATTATTCCTTTTTCTAACATTTGATCAAAATAATACCTCCATTTCTTTATATCAACTTCAAGAAATTCTGAGTAATTCCTGGGTTTTCTATTTAAGAAGTATATTGATGAACTAATACCAAATGATGATAATGACACATCAATTCTTGAGTCTTCAATTAAGTCTTTGTAAGCCTTAGTTAATTTTTCGTTCAATAGTTCCATTGTATGCATTGTATTTTTAGTTAAAATTCTCTTTAAAACAATTTCTAACGCTTTTACTGAAATTGGAATTGCTAACCTATAAGTCTCGTTTGATTTCATGATTTCTTTCTTTCCTGCAACTATTCCTATAGGAAAACCTCCTGCTATTTGTCTACCGAATATCTTTAGATCTGGTTCGAATTTCAAAATAGATGAAGCTCCAGAATACGTTTTCCCTCCTGTTTTAGTTTCATCAAAAATAATTGGAATATTATTTTCTCTTGAAATTTCAAATAATCTAGAAAGAAATTCGTCTTCAGGATAAATTATTCCCATACTCATTGCTACTGGTTCTATTAATATCGCACCAACTTTTTCATCAATATTTCCTAGTTCTTCCGCATTATTCCATTCTAAAACTAGTGTTTGAAAATCTGAAGAAGAATTTGGAAATATTGTACTATTTCCCTTAAATTTTACTATTATTTTTTTACCTGAAAATTTAGTTGCTAGTGATATTGCATAAAGTAAAGCATCGTTTTCGGACATTAGAAACTTAACTTTCTCTACATTATATCGTTCTTTAACTATCTTTTCTGCTTCTGGTTTCTCAAAATTTTGTATCTCTAAAACTTCATCTACTAAGAGAGGATTTCCATATCCTATTTCCACGTTACCGTAACACATATCAAAATCTATGTATTTATTTCCCTCAGCATCCCATACTTTGCTTCCTTTTCCCTTCTTCAGGAAACGAAGATTAGTAGTATTTAAGGATTCTTCATAAAACGGGTCTTCGACACTCTCCATTATTTCACCGCAAACTTAGAGCCAATAAAAATTGGCCGTTTAGATTTATGCATAAAACCCACTTAATATGTTTAATAGGATTACTATATAATATATTTTTCGCAGTAAATTTTACATATTTTTTATTCTTATCCGCTGTAACTTTAAATTTTTTTAGAGAAATATGAGCTAGAATTATATGATATGTCGAAAAATGTATAAATTTTTGTAAAGTCTCTTATACATTATTACTTTTAATATTCTTAGACTCTCTTTCATATGCATCAAAAACTGAGTCTATAGTAACTATTCCTATTAATTTATTATTTTCTACCACTGGTATCCATCTTGCTTTATTTCTACTCATAATTTCTAACGCATGCTCTAGTGAAGATGTAGTAGATACGTATGGGGAACCAAAAGTGATATATTTAAACACTGTATCTGATGATTTTTGATTTTCTATATCTCTAAGATAAACTATACCAATAAAGGTATTATTTGAGTCTACTACAGGTAAACTGTTCAACTGGTTTTCAGTCATTACTCTAATTGCGTTTCCAACATTATCATGTAAATAAATTTTAATATCATCGATTTTACAGTCTGCGATCTTTAATTTCTCCATAACTGGAACTTCATATTCAGATTTATGCACTGGAGATTCTTTTCTTGTATTGTACTGTGCTGGATATAAGGAATATTTTCCAGAAATAACGTAAGCTATTGCAACAGCTACCATTTCACCGGGAAGTAATTGAAGGGAGTTAGTCATTTCTGTTACTATAATCATTACTGAAACTGGAGCTTTTGCTGGAGCTCCAAACATTGTTAATATTCCTATAATTACAAATGGAGCTACTACTGGCACTATTGCTGGAAATAAAATATGAAATACTTCTCCTACAGCTGCTCCTACAAGACCACCTACTTCAAAAGCCGGTGCTTCAATTCCTCCGCTTCCGCCTGAACCTATACTTAACGAGGATGAAAGGATCTTAGCAATTGACATAATTATAAGAAATAATATTAAAGATATACCGTAAGTATTTATTAATTTAAAATCGCCTTGTTCTAATACATAGTCCCATCCATAACCCGTTCCTATTAGTTCTGGAAAAAATATCATCAAACCTCCAGCTATTAATCCACCTATTGCAGGTTTTATAAATTTAGGTATTTTAAGTTTTTTAAAAAATAATGTTATGGAAGAATAAATTTTAACGAATAAAATTGATAATAACCCAATTATTGCTCCTAATATGGCATAAAAGGGTAAACGTAAGGGAGAGAATGAGTAAGGATATATGCCAAAAATTGGCTGAAATCCTACGTAAAGTCCGTAAATTGAATAAGAAGTAGCTGAAGCTATCATAGAAGGTAAAATAACTTCAGGTTCAAAGTCTCTTTTATAAAGTATTTCAGCTGATAGTAAGGCTCCTCCTATTGGTGCTTTAAATATTGCTGCTACTCCACTTCCTATTCCTATGCTTATTGCTTTTCTAATATCTTCCGGCGTTAAATGAAATATTTCTGATAATGAAGATGCTATCGAAGCTCCTATTAGTCCCATAGGGCCTAAATCTCCTGCGCTACCACCGCTTCCCAAAAGCACTGTGGAAGATAAAAGTTCTACTAAAGAGATTCTTTTTCGCATTTTTCCTACGTTATGATAAGCGTAAATTGCGTAGTCTATACCTCCTCCTGCTGCTTCTGGTGCTATTTTATATACTAATATACCAGAAATTAATCCTCCTAATCCTACTATTAATGGAAGGAAAATATTGATTTTATACGAAAATTCTGGACGTAAAGGCTCAGGTAAAAATAAATGTAAAATATCAATAAGAAATAAATCTTTAAAAAATTCTAAAAGTAAAGTAACAATTATAGTAAAAACACCAATCCCAATACCTATGATAAATCCCATGATTATCCATTTCTCGAACTCTGGCAAAGAACGAAAATTAAACATAGTATAGTATATGTTAATTGGCAAATTAAATATATTTTTAATAGACAAAAGTCATCGAGTAACGTGTCCTAGCTTTTTGGAAATACTTTTTAATTTAGAGAATAAAGTTCTATTCCGTTAACTCGTAAATTTACGATAACTTCCAATTAGCAAAAAACATTGAAAATTAGTATTTCGCTTTATTCTTATTAAAGAATTAATTTTAATATCAATAATCAGATATATACGTTATCTCTATATTAAATATGCCTTTAATTAGTCGTTGCACTTGTTTCTCCTTGTCCTAAAATATCTGAATAGTATAGTGTTGCAGAAATATGTGTTGCGTTAATAATAGTTATTGAGTTATAGTACCCTTGATTTGGAAGATACCAAGAGTATATATAGATAGTATTCATGCTTTCTTTAGTTATATTATTTACCTTATATTGATAAGTTATTACAATATATCTAAAGTATTCTGGTATATTACCCTCATTATATGCATTAATAAATAAAGTATTATTATCTTTATAGTATATTGATAGTGAAATATCTACGTTTATTTGTTGCAAATTGGATATACCAACAATGTAATTGTTATATCCTCCATAATAAACATATAGTAAGGTTGTTTTTGCTTCTTCTGGTATTTCACCTAAATTCCAATAAAATCCTTTTACTTGTTTATTTATAGGAAATAATAATG
This genomic window from Acidianus manzaensis contains:
- a CDS encoding chloride channel protein — its product is MFNFRSLPEFEKWIIMGFIIGIGIGVFTIIVTLLLEFFKDLFLIDILHLFLPEPLRPEFSYKINIFLPLIVGLGGLISGILVYKIAPEAAGGGIDYAIYAYHNVGKMRKRISLVELLSSTVLLGSGGSAGDLGPMGLIGASIASSLSEIFHLTPEDIRKAISIGIGSGVAAIFKAPIGGALLSAEILYKRDFEPEVILPSMIASATSYSIYGLYVGFQPIFGIYPYSFSPLRLPFYAILGAIIGLLSILFVKIYSSITLFFKKLKIPKFIKPAIGGLIAGGLMIFFPELIGTGYGWDYVLEQGDFKLINTYGISLILFLIIMSIAKILSSSLSIGSGGSGGIEAPAFEVGGLVGAAVGEVFHILFPAIVPVVAPFVIIGILTMFGAPAKAPVSVMIIVTEMTNSLQLLPGEMVAVAIAYVISGKYSLYPAQYNTRKESPVHKSEYEVPVMEKLKIADCKIDDIKIYLHDNVGNAIRVMTENQLNSLPVVDSNNTFIGIVYLRDIENQKSSDTVFKYITFGSPYVSTTSSLEHALEIMSRNKARWIPVVENNKLIGIVTIDSVFDAYERESKNIKSNNV
- a CDS encoding glycosyltransferase family 2 protein, with the translated sequence MNSEEIEKLYRGSIKELYTLYSKASKDDILNWMNSRPSAEMKFVEVEGDKEIVVVIPTANAFGEFASHVKKLYKGLQIIFVESNGPLFNYARSVNAGIKEAIKYKPRWIVISNDDIIRIESIEKLKDELSTVSNVELVMASKSDYHTYNVLIINPKDWFIKGMRAFGKIANLAPAKVYGEILKYRGKLGVKYITIIQKMVPFSKYIGKGIVTLNCGSFAIVKPKENLMDPTFINSHEDLLLSLSYKHEIINFKLKEKKGASLGFGELRFAKIFVNEIYFNYLIEKNRIRLDDLVIGD
- a CDS encoding radical SAM protein, giving the protein MFKYVFGPVPSRRFGRSLGVNVVPLKYCNWNCVYCQLGRTSYFINEEQEFFSYVEIEKEIEEATKIYEYDYLTFIGDGEPTLYKDLDKLIEFGKKIQDKKVAVFTNGARLKFDHVRSYMSLADVVKVSIDAGDERTFRIVDRPYRDIKFQDLIDGIKKFREKFNGEIWAEVMLVKKVNDNDVELENIGKALSYVSPDKVHVMVPTRPPAESWALSPSSENIIKAANIFSKYIDKNKIYVIDYIERGQFYVDKSSPKEGILNILKIQPMTEEEVLNLCKVYNISIDDILSTVKEVVFNGVKYYVY
- a CDS encoding aminotransferase class III-fold pyridoxal phosphate-dependent enzyme — its product is MESVEDPFYEESLNTTNLRFLKKGKGSKVWDAEGNKYIDFDMCYGNVEIGYGNPLLVDEVLEIQNFEKPEAEKIVKERYNVEKVKFLMSENDALLYAISLATKFSGKKIIVKFKGNSTIFPNSSSDFQTLVLEWNNAEELGNIDEKVGAILIEPVAMSMGIIYPEDEFLSRLFEISRENNIPIIFDETKTGGKTYSGASSILKFEPDLKIFGRQIAGGFPIGIVAGKKEIMKSNETYRLAIPISVKALEIVLKRILTKNTMHTMELLNEKLTKAYKDLIEDSRIDVSLSSFGISSSIYFLNRKPRNYSEFLEVDIKKWRYYFDQMLEKGIIPMMDYDEQWTISAAHKDSDIQKHIDVAIEVIRKMKELEKSN
- a CDS encoding aminotransferase class I/II-fold pyridoxal phosphate-dependent enzyme produces the protein MESNTTYIDLSRGFPDPKIFPSQEIKEILKETDYYSIVNTEDKIEGIDDAIYYLQKIRGVNFDFNLATSAMEIINDVISNAQSIGCEEPTHDGVIKNPKIVAHEGLVADGKWDLSEKYFYFSIVNNPTGVVIKNNELKRFLEDVKNKGVKIILDDVYGYFSETKAFFNENVIYVSSLSRILGPGIRLAFTNVKTKSKPSTISQYIVKRLYEMGVLQRVIDSERYIYSTRLKKVSEFFEKYLFRKPEGGVSLLLTLPKDKFKAKVADGSRYFRKKLSLTRITISRYEISDIIQSVKI